From the Paraflavitalea soli genome, the window AGAGGCTTTTAGCAGGTTGCCCGCGGCGGCAGAAGCCTTCGCTGTATCACTGGCCACCAAGGCGTCTTTTATAGCATAATAGGCATTTAATAATTCGGCATATGACTGATTGAAAGGGCCTGTATTTTCAGCCAGGGCCACCGGTTTTTGTTTTTCGCGGGGTGTTTCGTCTTTGCCAGCCAATAATTTCCAGGCAATCAATCCTACCACAGCCAGCAACAACACGCCTATGATCAACTTTTTCATTAGAGTAGTTTTATAGTAAATTCCTTGTTTATCAGGGCCCAATGACAGTTTCGGACCACGGGGTTGAAAGTTTTGGCAAAGTTAAAAGATTTAACCTATTCCTGGTCCCGGAATCGCAATTTCAGGGCCCCGATTTGAGTGATAATGCGTAACTTGCGGGGTTTCTGAGAAGTCGGAAAGCAAGACCGGAAGTTGGTAAGACGGAAAGTCCGGAAGAAAAACGGATGAGCTGTTGTTTTACTTACCGACTTTCGGACTTTACAGACTTACGGACTATTAAAGGCATTAGAAATAATACAATATATGTTAGCAGGATTTACGAATATGACCTTTGAATTTGGTGCGCGTGCTATTGTGGAAGAAGCAACCTGGCATATTCAGCCCAACGAAAGAATAGGACTGATCGGGTACAATGGTACGGGAAAGTCGACGCTGTTGAAACTGCTGGTAGGTGAATACCTCCCTTCGGCCGGTACGGTAGAGCGTAGCCGCGGCACTTCGATTGGTTACCTGCACCAGGACCTGCTGAGCTTTGATACAAATGATTCGATACTGGAAGTAGCGCTGGGCGCTTTTGAAAGAGTAAGACAGCTGGAAGTGGAACTGGAAGCAGTGGGCAAGGAACTGGAAAAAACAGGTGATGAAGACCTGTTGATCAAGTATACGGATATGCTGCATGAAATGGATACGCTGGACGGCTATAATATCCACCACAAAACAGAAGAAATATTACAGGGCCTGGGGTTTGCCAACGCGGATCTCGGTCGTCCCTATAAAGAGTTCAGCGGTGGCTGGCGGATGCGGGTATTGCTGGCAAAGATGATCCTGCAGGCGCCCGACCTGCTCCTGCTCGATGAGCCTACGAACCACCTTGACCTTCCCTCGATTGAATGGCTGGAAAAATACCTCACGCATTACCAGGGCTCAGTAGTTATTATCAGTCACGATAAATACTTCCTGAACCGGATGGTGACGAAGATCATTGAACTGTACCAACGCCGGCTGCATATTTACAATGGCAACTATGCCTTCTATGAAACAGAGAAGGAACTGAGGCTGGACCTGGCACAACGGGCTTATGAAAACCAGCAGGACTATATTCGTCAGCAGGAAAGGTTTATTGAACGTTTTAAGGCCAAGGCCTCCAAGGCAGCAGCTGCGCAGAGTGCTATGAAGCGCCTGGATAAACTGGACCGGTTGGAAGATATCGGTATTGAACGTCCCAGTTTGCGCATCAACTTCCAGGTAGACAAGGTACCTGGCAAGGTATTGTGCGAATTGAAACACCTGAGCAAGAGTTTTGGCAATAACAAGATCATAGAAAATACAAGCGCCGAGATCAACCGCGGTGATAAGATCGCGCTGATCGGGGCCAACGGTAAGGGTAAATCTACGGTGCTGCGCATTATAGCCGGGGTAGAATCGTTTACGGGCGAGCGTCGCTGGGGCCATAATGTGGATGAGAGCTTTTATGCACAGCACCAGCTGGAAGCGCTGAACATCAACGATACGATCCTGGATGAGATGAAGAATGCAGGCAGCCAGAAAACGGAACTGGAATTGCGCACGATACTGGGTTGTTTCCTGTTTAGCGGCGATGATGCGGATAAGAAGATCAAGGTATTGAGCGGAGGTGAGAAAGCCAGGGTGGCATTGGCCAAGACGATCATCAGCAAGGCCAACTTCCTGATGCTCGATGAGCCTACGAACCACCTGGATATGCATACGGTAGACCTGTTGATCGAGGCATTGAATAAATACGAAGGCAGCCTCATCCTGGTGAGTCACGACCGTTATTTCATCTCCAAAGTAGCCAATAAGATCTGGGAAATAGACGATCATCAGATCAAGGATTTTAATGGAGGTTATGAAGAATGGGTGGAATGGAAAGAACGGATGAAGAAGAAGGCGGACGAGGAGAAAAGGATACAGAATACAGAAGACAGAATACAGAAGGGAGGCGGGAAAAGTCAAGCATCTGACACGAAAGGCCAGAAGACGGAAGAGAAGCCCAAATCGCAGCCTGCGCCGGTGGCGCAACCTCAACCTGTGCTTGCCAAACAGGAGCCTGTAAACAAAGAGGCTAAGAAGGAGCTGCAAAAAAAACAACGCCTTTTTAAAGAACTCGAAGAAAAAATAACTACCTTAACAACACAAAAAAATCAACTGGAGGCATCACTGGCTTCCCCTGATGTGTTTTCTGATAAGAATAAGTTCCTCGCAGCGGAGCAATCGTATAAAAGCACCGTTGAAAACCTTAAACAAGCTTCGGAAGAGTACGAGAAAGTATTTGAAAGTATTATTGACTTAGAATCACAGTAGGAAATAACCGATTCCCCCCTACCGCTAATTCCGTGGAAGTTCCCTTATCCGCGTAATAGGTCCCCCCATTTGTCCTGCAGCCTACTCCCCTGCCGTAGCATGGTCTGTATTTTTCATATAAACCAGCTATACAATGATGAAAACAATTCCAACGAGGCTTACACTGCTCTCGCTCCTGATAGCAGTAAGCGGGCTTTTGATGTATTCCTGTAAAAGCAAGGTAAAAGACAGCGATCTCCAGGTAGTTATTGAAGACAAAGCAAAAACCATTACAGGCCTGGGCACGGCCACAGCTTCTGTAAAAGACGGCGTGGTGACGCTCAGTGGAGAGGCTACGGACGAAACAGCCAAAGTAGCTTATGAATCGGCCATCAAAACCATTCCGGGGGTAAAACAGGTGATCAACAATATCACCGTAGCACCAGCGCCGGTAACCACGGAGCCGGTTGTTATTTCACCCGACGAAACGCTTAAAAACGCGGTGAATGATGTGCTTAAATCCTACAACAGTGTAAAAGCTGATGTAAAAGACGGCGTGGTAACGCTTACGGGTGAGATCAAGAAAGCTGAACTCACTACCTTGATGCCGCTGCTGCATGCTTTAAAGCCAAAGAAAATTGAGAATAAGCTAACCGTTAAAAAATAAATGGAGGAACCACGTCATGGCATTGCAAGACAAATACAAAGAACTGGTGGATGCTGCCAAAGGGTCCGGCGTCACCAACCTGCAGGTGCGTGAGCAGGACAATGTGCTGTATGTTGACGGCGAAGCGCCCACTTATGCAATAAAAGACCAGCTATGGGCTATCTATGATAAAATAGATCCGGATTACCGGGCAGGCGACCTGGTATTGAATGTTACGGTATCGGCCTCGGCTACCCCGGAAGAATATGAAGTAGTAGCGGGCGATAACCTGACGAAGATCGGTAAGAAGTTCGGTATCCCCTGGAAAGATATCTTCGAAGCAAACAAAGACCAGATCAAAAATCCTGACCTCATAAAAGTAGGCGCTAAGTTGAAGATACCGAGGAAAGCGTAGCATACAGCTGCGAGCGACGAGCTGCGAGCAAAAAACCTGACAGGTTTGGGCGATTGGATCAAACCAGTCACGTTTGGCACTTTTAAAGGTAGGCCCCCTGCAGACCGCACAACAGGGAGTGCCTGCCTTCTTTTTTAGGCAACAAGGCCCCGGGGGAAGTCAACAAGGTGATTTTTACGCGTTGCCTCTTTG encodes:
- a CDS encoding ABC-F family ATP-binding cassette domain-containing protein; its protein translation is MLAGFTNMTFEFGARAIVEEATWHIQPNERIGLIGYNGTGKSTLLKLLVGEYLPSAGTVERSRGTSIGYLHQDLLSFDTNDSILEVALGAFERVRQLEVELEAVGKELEKTGDEDLLIKYTDMLHEMDTLDGYNIHHKTEEILQGLGFANADLGRPYKEFSGGWRMRVLLAKMILQAPDLLLLDEPTNHLDLPSIEWLEKYLTHYQGSVVIISHDKYFLNRMVTKIIELYQRRLHIYNGNYAFYETEKELRLDLAQRAYENQQDYIRQQERFIERFKAKASKAAAAQSAMKRLDKLDRLEDIGIERPSLRINFQVDKVPGKVLCELKHLSKSFGNNKIIENTSAEINRGDKIALIGANGKGKSTVLRIIAGVESFTGERRWGHNVDESFYAQHQLEALNINDTILDEMKNAGSQKTELELRTILGCFLFSGDDADKKIKVLSGGEKARVALAKTIISKANFLMLDEPTNHLDMHTVDLLIEALNKYEGSLILVSHDRYFISKVANKIWEIDDHQIKDFNGGYEEWVEWKERMKKKADEEKRIQNTEDRIQKGGGKSQASDTKGQKTEEKPKSQPAPVAQPQPVLAKQEPVNKEAKKELQKKQRLFKELEEKITTLTTQKNQLEASLASPDVFSDKNKFLAAEQSYKSTVENLKQASEEYEKVFESIIDLESQ
- a CDS encoding BON domain-containing protein; translation: MMKTIPTRLTLLSLLIAVSGLLMYSCKSKVKDSDLQVVIEDKAKTITGLGTATASVKDGVVTLSGEATDETAKVAYESAIKTIPGVKQVINNITVAPAPVTTEPVVISPDETLKNAVNDVLKSYNSVKADVKDGVVTLTGEIKKAELTTLMPLLHALKPKKIENKLTVKK
- a CDS encoding LysM peptidoglycan-binding domain-containing protein, giving the protein MALQDKYKELVDAAKGSGVTNLQVREQDNVLYVDGEAPTYAIKDQLWAIYDKIDPDYRAGDLVLNVTVSASATPEEYEVVAGDNLTKIGKKFGIPWKDIFEANKDQIKNPDLIKVGAKLKIPRKA